The following is a genomic window from Phaseolus vulgaris cultivar G19833 chromosome 6, P. vulgaris v2.0, whole genome shotgun sequence.
CTCTGACAATTCCCCAGATTGTGGTATATTTTCATAATTCTTGTACTGCTCTAGTCTGGTTTGTCTATATTTCTCACGACTAATGGTCAACCTATCCCAAGGTATACCTTGGATATCCTTCCCCCTCCTAGCTTCTGCAGCAGTGGTATCTGTTATTCGGTCTTCCTGCATCAGGGAACCAAAAAGAGAGACGtgcaagaaaatgaaaatattatgtcAACGACCACATTCTATTAAGTTGTTGAATAAAACCAAAAGGCAGCAAATACATATGCAATAATACAGAGAAATATGTGTGCACACACACATAACATTGAATAGGGCTCAAAAGTTAGAATGAGCAAACAAGGTTTTGCTTATGAATCGAAACAAACCAAAGGGTCATATTCATAGTCGTCATCATCATCTGAATCTGATTCACCAAATGCTATGCCGCGAAAATACATATCATCTTCTACCTCTGCCATTTCATTATCATCTGCCGCATAGTCCATTTCATCACCATGGTATTCAGACATGTTTCTTGATGCCCTTCGGATTTTGACAACCGATACCTGGCATTGAGATAGGGTACTAAGATGAGTTCAAAATCATCAAACTCCATGACCTAAGCACCGCAGATACTAagcttaattttttaaagaatacaATTGGTTCATAAACCACTTATTGGTTCAATTTTACAGAGCAAAGAAAACTACTTACAGCCATTTAGCAGCAACAAGAACTTCataaaaaccctaaacccaaatactttattttttaaaatcccaTCTCATCTCATTTAGATTCCAAACCTAAACTGACAAGCTAAGTGAAAACAGGCAAAGCTTAAGAGCAACATAAACTAATTTGGGCAAATTTCAATTACCCCACGACGAAAGTAGACACATCTACATACATAGCTGGATTTTTTTCTactagattcagaaattaaaagaatggTTTCACATGGTCCAAGATAACAATATTCGAAAACCATAAACAACAAATTAAACGTAGCTAACCGGAGACGAACTAGCAgcaaatatatacaaaaaaaaaaaaaaaattaacagagAAAAAGGATAATTGaattaagaaaatgaaaaggggTGAAACAATTGCAATTCATAGCAGGAATGGTGAAAAGGGGGGGCTTGAAAGGTTGAAAAAATCGAACCTTTTCAATCTAATTTTCTGGGTTCGTGAATCGAAGGGAAAAACAGGTCCTTGTAGTTGTGAAGTTGTTGGATCTTAGTGATAAGGACCCGAATCGGATCTGGGCATAGAAATGAAGCAGCTTTGCAGAATATATAGATTATAATAACGGCACCTTTGAGTCTGTGATTGATAAAATCAGACACAGATTACTCTGtagattttcttttctttttttttcttatatattttaaaaataaaataatgctACTGTCTCCAATATCACTATGGACATCACAACCGAGTTACCCAGGATTTCACTCTCTTATCAATTTTTAGTTAggtttcaaattttaattttttatttatttacttttatctaataattataaatatcattttagCATAGTGATGATTAGGATTCCAAGTGTTTAAatcttatttatattatgttagatTATATTATTTGCATCATAACATGTTAGACGATAAATCTTtaaattatttacattattttaatctcattttttcttagttttatattaaagctatagtataaaaaataattttttttaaactaataaccaagaaaatattttggttTAGTGGTGCTATTATGTTTAACAAAGGATTTGGTTCAAATAATGTAAGCATTTAATTGGGTAATTCCTACTAAATAATAACTCAGTTAATTTCTTTGAACAAAAAGAGTAAGAGATCCTTTGCTCATGTGCTCAATACTTTTTTTCCTCTCTTGTGCCTTTTATATCTCATTTTGTAAAATATTCCCAAAATGCtcatttttatgttattttcaataaaatccaAACATAATtcctaatatatatatacaaaaatgtagaaaacatatgtttttattatataaaaataaaaatattaaataaatttaaatagtgTCTCTGAAAAATGTGAAAGTGATTTTGGTAAGAGGGTGGAATCATAGATGTGTGTATTTGAGAAAGTTAAGGAAAGAGGAAAGGGTAAAATCCTGAAAGTGTAAGCATTcatcagagagagagagagagagcatGAATGTGGGTTTGTGTGAGATGCATTCTGTAATCTGCAGCACCGCCGTCGCACCTAGCCTTTCCGGTCGCCGGAGCAAAGTTCGAAACCCTAATCAATTACGCGCCAAATCGTCTCTGCTCATTAAAAAACAGGACACCCTTCTGGCAGAACCCTTCTCCGACTCCGTCTCCGTCTCGCGCCGCCTCATTCTCCTCCGCCATGCTAAGAGTTCCTGGGCAAACCGCTCTCTCCGCGGTAACCAATCTCCTTCCCTAGTTTCAGTTTTAAACTCTCAATCTTTGCGCAATTACTTAGTGAGAACATAGCCTTCTAACAAATTGGAATGGAAACAGAGCTAAAGTGGTACTGCTTCCAAGTAGAACAACTGGTGGGATTCTGCTTGGTGCAATTCCGTGGTCAAAGTCTCGAACTTCATTACCTTACCCGTGTGAATAATGTTTGTGTTTTCGGACATGCATGCTCCCAGAACATCTTtttaagaagaaagaaaaaagtggCTTAAATACTGTTTTGGGTCCATGCAAAtataccaattttttttttttttggtttatgATCCTTTGTATGTTTTTGGTTCCTACTGTACGTTTCTCTTTCAAACTCGGTGTAATGTTTTCACAATGCCACACCGGTATTCTTATAAGGTGGGATTGCCACAACACCTGGTGGAGTGATTTAAGCGATTTTGTGAGAGAAGGATAAAAACAAAGGTTTTAATACGGATTAAACAAGAAATATAAGGAACTTAAAAGCAAAATGTGAAATATTTGCAGGtgaaaaagaatatttaaacctttattttaagaatttgaaaggaagataaatgaaaaaaaaagttttttatttCAGACCATGACCGGCCGCTGAGCAAATCTGGGAAAGAGGATGCTGTGAGAGTTTCCCGCAAGCTCCAAGAGTTGGGTTGGATTCCTGAACTTATCTTGTCTAGGTTAGCAATTTCGTGGCTCTTACTTGTGTTGTGGCATTTCAATTGAGGGTCGTTGGGATGAATCTGCTTTTTGAGTTGTGTATTGATTTCTCGTGTTGCAGTGATGCAGCGCGGACTAAGGAGACACTTAAGATAATGCAAGAGCAAGTGCAGGAGCTTGTGGAGGCTGAGGTTCATTTTGTTTCTAGTTTCTATTCAATTGCAGCTATGGATGGGCAAACTGCAGAGCACCTTCAAAAGATTATTTGTAGATATTCAAAGGATGAGATACTTACAGTCATGTGAGTATCTACAAACTCCAGACCTTTTGGGtggtttctaaattttgttGTCTTGGTATTTGAAGGTGGAGGTTGATGAATGAAACTACATTAGAAATGtcggttttatttttttcacaagCACAACCTATGGATTGTAGTTATTATCAATACTTTATTTGCTGCCATATTTGTATATTGAATTTGCTATACTCGAGAAATCACACGTGCATTTCAAATACAGAAAGTCAGCAGAGTCAC
Proteins encoded in this region:
- the LOC137832096 gene encoding uncharacterized protein At3g52155, chloroplastic, which produces MNVGLCEMHSVICSTAVAPSLSGRRSKVRNPNQLRAKSSLLIKKQDTLLAEPFSDSVSVSRRLILLRHAKSSWANRSLRDHDRPLSKSGKEDAVRVSRKLQELGWIPELILSSDAARTKETLKIMQEQVQELVEAEVHFVSSFYSIAAMDGQTAEHLQKIICRYSKDEILTVMCMGHNRGWEEAASMFSGASVELKTCNAALLETAGKSWDEAFATAGFGGWKLQGIVKPSS